Proteins co-encoded in one Arachis stenosperma cultivar V10309 chromosome 7, arast.V10309.gnm1.PFL2, whole genome shotgun sequence genomic window:
- the LOC130942042 gene encoding aspartyl protease AED3-like, translating into MGAKFKTILFEKVLFAIIIYFIFSKTNTTKALDTSCASQPDLTIIPIYGKCSPFKPTPDPWPDTIINMASKDPARLDYLASLVARKKPVSSAPIASGQAFNIGGYVVRARLGTPGQLMFMVFDTSTDEAWVPCTGCTSCPSTSSPFSPTASATYGGSITCSATKCYQARGAQTCPGGPGASSACTFNQSYGGAMVSATLVQDSISLARETISNYAFGCVNSVSGGSIPSQGLLGLGRGPLSFISQSLSLYKGVFSYCLPSFRSYYFSGSLKLGRSGQPRRIQTTPLLRNPRRPSLYYVNLTGVSVGRVRVPVPREFLVFNQYTGSGTIIDSGTVITRFVQPVYNAIRDEFRRQVKGPFSSLGAFDTCFQKTYEKLAPIIKLHFEGMDLKLPYENSLIHSSSGSLACLAMAAAPNNVNSVLNVIANLQQQNLRILFDIVNNKVGIARELCN; encoded by the exons ATGGGAGCTAAGTTCAAAACTATCTTATTTGAAAAAGTCCTCTTCGCAATAATAATTTACTTCATATTCTCCAAAACAAACACAACCAAAGCCCTTGACACATCATGTGCTTCTCAACCCGACCTCACCATCATTCCCATCTACGGCAAATGCTCCCCATTCAAACCCACACCAGACCCATGGCCCGACACAATCATCAACATGGCCTCCAAAGACCCAGCCCGCCTCGACTACCTCGCCTCCCTCGTGGCCCGAAAAAAGCCCGTCTCGTCAGCACCCATAGCTTCGGGCCAGGCCTTCAACATTGGTGGCTACGTGGTCCGGGCCCGTCTCGGCACACCTGGCCAACTCATGTTCATGGTCTTCGACACCAGCACTGACGAGGCCTGGGTCCCATGCACCGGCTGCACCAGTTGCCCGTCCACCTCCTCTCCCTTCTCCCCCACTGCCTCCGCCACCTACGGCGGCTCCATCACCTGCTCCGCCACAAAATGCTATCAGGCTCGTGGCGCACAAACATGCCCCGGAGGCCCCGGCGCCAGCTCCGCCTGTACCTTCAATCAGTCCTACGGCGGAGCGATGGTCTCCGCCACGCTCGTCCAGGACTCAATCTCTTTGGCGAGGGAAACAATCTCGAATTACGCTTTCGGATGCGTTAATTCTGTTTCTGGCGGGTCGATTCCGTCCCAAGGGCTTTTGGGACTGGGCCGTGGGCCCTTATCTTTTATTTCACAGTCCCTATCGCTCTATAAGGGCGTGTTCTCATACTGTCTTCCAAGCTTCCGATCCTACTATTTTTCCGGGTCGTTGAAACTCGGGCGTTCGGGTCAGCCCAGGAGAATCCAAACGACGCCGCTTTTGCGTAACCCACGCCGGCCCTCGCTTTACTATGTAAATCTCACCGGAGTGAGCGTGGGCCGGGTAAGGGTCCCTGTGCCACGGgagtttctggtgtttaaccaGTACACGGGTTCGGGTACAATAATTGATTCGGGTACGGTTATAACCCGGTTCGTGCAGCCGGTTTACAATGCTATCAGGGACGAGTTTAGAAGACAG gtaAAAGGGCCATTTTCAAGTTTAGGTGCATTCGACACTTGTTTTCAAAAGACCTACGAAAAACTGGCACCAATCATCAAACTCCATTTTGAAGGCATGGACCTAAAGTTGCCATATGAGAACAGCCTCATACACAGTAGTTCTGGATCGTTGGCTTGTCTGGCGATGGCGGCTGCACCCAACAACGTGAACTCAGTGTTGAATGTGATCGCCAACTTGCAGCAACAGAATCTTAGAATTCTGTTTGATATAGTTAATAATAAGGTTGGCATAGCCCGTGAGCTTTGTAACTAG